One segment of Marvinbryantia formatexigens DSM 14469 DNA contains the following:
- a CDS encoding fibronectin type III domain-containing protein: MRKIARYLTMLVLMLLLCSASVLAADDKPGKVNGIKATSVGETGFTLKWSKVSKATGYYVYRVDETRVRMLANTKATSYKVTQMTPGKSYRFMVVAYRKVKNKIYMSDTPSNIITVSSKIKKPSKPTGFRVGVNGSRTLELNWNKASNATGYQVFRYDSAARKYTLAKTVSGTSCKFTGLTAGKKYTFAVRSYRKVSGQYAYSAYTPLVSEEAIQLSAKAAAVRSFRYIRKTKKRVTVYNYDKKKNQTLSAGTKVYVSSKTTSGYLYGYLTNGQKVKIKASALGGTSGIEFNAKSDYSTAVKEEFINSKNLTSPTKYLIWINQYRARVNVFKGSVGNWKLVRSFKVVLGRTGSVRGIRKIYGRSRWGYENLPVVYWSPNGNAFHSLLGARVGTAVSGGCIRCASDDLWYLYNTIPNNTTVYSY, encoded by the coding sequence ATGAGGAAAATAGCCAGATACCTGACCATGCTGGTACTAATGCTTCTGCTGTGCAGTGCAAGCGTGCTGGCGGCGGATGATAAGCCGGGAAAGGTGAACGGGATAAAAGCCACGAGTGTGGGTGAGACAGGCTTTACCCTGAAATGGAGCAAGGTTTCCAAAGCGACGGGCTATTATGTTTACCGGGTGGATGAAACAAGAGTCAGAATGCTTGCCAATACAAAAGCAACATCGTACAAAGTCACGCAGATGACGCCGGGAAAGAGCTACCGTTTTATGGTGGTCGCTTACCGGAAAGTGAAGAATAAAATCTATATGAGCGACACGCCGTCCAATATAATTACCGTTTCGTCGAAGATAAAAAAGCCGTCGAAGCCGACAGGCTTCCGTGTGGGCGTAAACGGCAGCCGGACGCTGGAACTCAACTGGAACAAGGCATCGAATGCCACCGGATATCAGGTGTTCCGCTATGACAGCGCTGCCAGGAAATATACGCTGGCGAAAACGGTCAGCGGAACCTCCTGCAAGTTTACCGGGCTTACAGCCGGGAAAAAGTATACCTTCGCAGTGAGAAGCTACCGGAAGGTCTCCGGGCAGTATGCATACAGCGCATACACCCCGCTGGTGTCAGAGGAGGCGATCCAGCTTTCCGCAAAAGCGGCGGCGGTGCGCAGCTTCCGCTACATCCGGAAAACGAAAAAGAGAGTGACCGTTTATAATTATGATAAAAAGAAAAACCAGACGCTCTCAGCAGGCACAAAAGTGTATGTGAGCAGCAAGACGACCAGCGGGTATCTGTACGGATATCTTACAAACGGTCAGAAGGTAAAGATTAAGGCGAGCGCCCTTGGCGGCACTTCGGGCATTGAATTTAATGCAAAGAGCGATTATTCAACGGCGGTGAAGGAGGAATTTATCAATTCCAAAAACCTCACCAGTCCGACAAAGTATCTCATCTGGATCAACCAGTACCGTGCGCGTGTGAATGTATTTAAGGGTTCTGTCGGAAACTGGAAGCTTGTGCGAAGCTTTAAGGTCGTGCTGGGGCGTACCGGTTCGGTGCGCGGTATCCGCAAGATTTACGGAAGAAGCCGGTGGGGGTATGAAAATCTGCCGGTGGTTTACTGGTCGCCCAATGGCAACGCATTCCACTCGCTCCTGGGAGCACGGGTAGGTACTGCTGTTTCGGGTGGCTGCATCCGCTGCGCGTCGGACGACCTGTGGTACTTATACAATACGATTCCGAATAATACAACTGTATATTCTTATTGA
- a CDS encoding ABC transporter permease subunit, with the protein MSKLKIKKPQMIACVLLVIAAIICGAVGMYGMSSRSSEKGNEILSNMRLQAILDTAGTGAVDAYVAAAKTEATAKVREEGGGMSEIRDASTKAEEEARALAEQEGIGSVDLSEIDTAPLAESLNVLADAQKAYFAEEADAQARYIEEHADEVVSQETEVATEAAADDMSADAAGDDMGDMEMAEETVDLSGFEATAEMLALQEEVDAAYDGLCVEIKKVFPALTDDILTTLKPTITSTVAQQGDTFETQYDRALSLSGMNPGMTGSIMRQGKTLATTAVGLLILAVAVLFYTPLVKKLGFPRLIIGMFYILLCLMAYVYNLSLPGQISNTLVRLGMNGVLVLAMLPGIQCGISLNLGLPIGIIGGIIGGLLCIEFGFSGWFGFLFAVVVGLAISAVTGCLYGMLLNRLKGSEMSVTTYVGFSIVSLMCIAWLVLPFKSKIMKWPLGNGLRTTIGLQTSYRHLLNDFLSFKIFGVTVPTGLLLFFALCCFLVWLFMRSKTGIAMSAAGANPRFAEATGINVDKMRIIGTMLSTMLGAVGIIVYAQSFGFIQLYQAPRQMGFLAASAILLGGATTSRAKISHVIIGTFLFQGVLTLGMPVANAIIPQSTISEVCRIIISQGIILYALTKSGGDSRG; encoded by the coding sequence ATGAGCAAGCTTAAAATAAAGAAACCACAGATGATTGCCTGCGTTTTACTGGTAATTGCAGCGATTATCTGCGGAGCCGTCGGCATGTACGGTATGTCTTCCCGCTCTTCGGAAAAAGGGAATGAGATTCTGAGCAACATGCGCCTGCAGGCAATTCTGGATACTGCCGGCACAGGCGCGGTTGACGCATATGTGGCTGCCGCGAAGACGGAAGCGACTGCGAAAGTCCGTGAAGAGGGCGGCGGTATGTCGGAGATCCGTGACGCGAGCACGAAGGCAGAAGAGGAAGCGCGGGCGCTTGCCGAGCAGGAGGGAATCGGTTCCGTAGACCTGTCGGAAATCGATACGGCTCCGCTGGCAGAATCCTTAAATGTGCTGGCGGACGCGCAGAAGGCTTACTTTGCAGAGGAAGCTGACGCGCAGGCGCGCTATATTGAAGAACACGCGGACGAGGTGGTTTCGCAGGAGACGGAGGTCGCTACCGAAGCGGCGGCTGACGATATGTCCGCAGATGCTGCCGGAGACGATATGGGCGACATGGAAATGGCGGAGGAAACGGTCGATTTGTCCGGCTTTGAGGCAACAGCAGAGATGCTTGCCCTGCAGGAAGAGGTAGATGCAGCGTATGACGGGCTCTGCGTGGAAATCAAAAAGGTATTCCCGGCGCTCACGGACGACATTCTGACGACGCTGAAGCCGACCATCACAAGCACGGTCGCGCAGCAGGGTGATACCTTCGAGACACAGTATGACCGGGCGCTTTCTTTAAGCGGAATGAATCCGGGCATGACAGGTTCCATCATGCGTCAGGGAAAAACGCTGGCGACGACTGCAGTAGGTCTGCTTATTCTTGCGGTGGCAGTGTTGTTTTACACACCGCTGGTGAAGAAGCTTGGATTCCCGCGTCTGATTATCGGTATGTTTTACATACTGCTCTGCCTGATGGCATATGTTTATAACCTGTCCCTTCCGGGGCAGATCAGCAATACGCTGGTGAGACTTGGTATGAACGGTGTTCTGGTGCTGGCGATGCTGCCGGGTATCCAGTGCGGTATCAGCCTGAATCTTGGTCTGCCGATTGGTATTATCGGCGGTATTATCGGCGGGTTGCTCTGCATTGAGTTTGGATTCAGCGGCTGGTTTGGATTTCTGTTTGCGGTTGTGGTCGGTCTGGCGATCTCGGCAGTTACCGGATGCTTATATGGTATGCTGCTGAACCGTCTGAAGGGAAGCGAGATGAGCGTCACTACCTACGTTGGTTTCTCGATCGTTTCGCTGATGTGTATCGCATGGCTGGTTCTGCCGTTTAAGAGCAAGATTATGAAGTGGCCGCTGGGAAATGGTCTTCGTACCACGATTGGTCTGCAGACATCCTATCGGCATCTGCTGAACGATTTCCTGTCCTTTAAGATTTTTGGCGTTACGGTTCCGACGGGATTGCTGCTGTTTTTCGCACTCTGCTGCTTCCTGGTATGGCTGTTTATGCGTTCTAAAACCGGTATTGCCATGTCGGCAGCAGGTGCAAACCCGCGTTTTGCGGAGGCGACCGGCATTAATGTAGATAAGATGCGTATCATTGGAACGATGCTTTCCACCATGCTTGGTGCGGTCGGTATCATCGTCTATGCGCAGAGCTTTGGGTTTATCCAGCTCTATCAGGCGCCGCGCCAGATGGGCTTTCTGGCGGCATCTGCCATCCTGCTTGGCGGTGCGACGACGTCCCGCGCAAAGATCAGCCACGTTATCATTGGTACATTTTTGTTTCAGGGCGTGCTGACGCTCGGTATGCCGGTGGCAAATGCAATCATTCCGCAGAGTACGATTTCCGAAGTATGCCGAATCATTATCTCTCAGGGAATCATTCTCTATGCTCTGACCAAGTCGGGAGGTGACAGTCGTGGATAA
- a CDS encoding DUF3798 domain-containing protein, protein MKKLGFLLLTLAMCLTFNMGVFAEEGNWKIAILTGTTSQGEEEFRAAERAVATYGEEHIVTDTYPDNFMDETETTISKLVSFASDPDIKAIVMCQAVPGAKAAFDKIRTELGRDDMLLIAGVPQEDPAVISEAADLVFYTNEAKQGDTIMETCANWGVEVFVHYSFPRHLAMETIAARKALLEENCAALGIEYVEATAPDPTGDSGVSGAQQFILEDVPAKMEEYAGKKVAFFTTNCSMQEPLQAAILDQPDAYYPQPCCPSPYHAFPASLGLEIAVGGDDTVALQAIAEKLAEHDAVGRYSTWPSPVNMTIIDVAVEYSKAFIEGTITERNDHDQVVAMFEGKCPGAIVENYVNADGTTIDNYYTILLAPVDFNDYLN, encoded by the coding sequence ATGAAAAAGTTAGGTTTTTTGTTATTGACTCTGGCAATGTGCCTCACCTTTAACATGGGCGTATTTGCAGAGGAAGGCAACTGGAAAATCGCAATCCTGACAGGGACCACCTCTCAGGGCGAAGAAGAGTTCCGCGCAGCAGAGCGTGCTGTGGCAACTTACGGAGAGGAACATATCGTTACGGATACCTATCCGGACAACTTTATGGATGAGACAGAGACAACCATCTCCAAGCTGGTATCTTTCGCATCTGATCCGGACATCAAAGCAATCGTTATGTGCCAGGCTGTACCGGGCGCAAAGGCTGCATTTGATAAGATCCGCACAGAGCTTGGCCGCGACGACATGCTGCTGATCGCAGGTGTTCCGCAGGAAGACCCGGCAGTTATCTCTGAGGCGGCAGACCTGGTATTCTACACCAACGAAGCAAAACAGGGTGACACCATCATGGAGACCTGCGCAAACTGGGGCGTAGAGGTATTTGTACACTATTCCTTCCCGCGTCATCTGGCAATGGAAACCATCGCAGCACGTAAAGCGCTTCTGGAAGAGAACTGTGCAGCACTTGGCATTGAGTATGTGGAAGCAACCGCTCCCGACCCGACAGGTGACTCCGGTGTATCCGGCGCACAGCAGTTCATCCTGGAAGATGTTCCGGCTAAGATGGAAGAGTACGCTGGCAAGAAGGTAGCATTCTTCACCACAAACTGCTCTATGCAGGAGCCGCTGCAGGCAGCGATCCTGGATCAGCCGGATGCTTACTATCCGCAGCCGTGCTGCCCGAGCCCGTACCATGCATTCCCGGCTTCTCTGGGTCTGGAAATCGCAGTTGGCGGCGATGACACAGTAGCACTGCAGGCAATCGCTGAAAAGCTGGCTGAGCATGATGCAGTCGGACGTTACTCCACATGGCCGTCACCGGTTAACATGACCATCATCGACGTTGCTGTTGAGTACTCCAAAGCATTCATCGAAGGCACTATCACAGAGCGCAACGATCATGATCAGGTTGTTGCTATGTTCGAAGGAAAATGCCCGGGTGCGATCGTAGAGAACTACGTAAACGCAGATGGCACGACCATCGACAACTACTACACCATTCTGCTTGCTCCGGTAGACTTCAACGACTATCTCAACTAA
- a CDS encoding ABC transporter permease subunit codes for MDKSKVREFARNNIVTIMFVLLCAGCMVFSGYSPSYVMYELFGRLSRNMFIVLSLIIPIVAGMGINFAITTGAMAAQIACLLVLEWGIPGISGFLAAALMTVPLATLFGWLIGKLYNKMKGQEMIGGLVIGYFANGLYQLLFLFIFDNIIPIKNPDLTIKGSTGIANTMDLSKEGGIASSLDKLWRLPFHQATLVFAAVIAVILVYGYVKSHKKNARKLGIQLGALAVVAIITQLGPVKELFSMVNIPMVTFGTVALLCLFNVGIMRTKLGQQFRAVGQNGTVANASGINVDRVRILATIFSTVLAGWGQLIFVQNMGAFQTYGAANQVGLYAGAAILVGGASVVRATNAQALLGCVLFHLMFILAPAAGKNLFGDAAIGEYFRVFLCYGVIAVALVMHAWSENARKKKKSAE; via the coding sequence GTGGATAAGAGTAAGGTGCGCGAATTTGCGCGGAACAATATAGTAACAATTATGTTCGTACTCCTCTGTGCGGGATGTATGGTATTTTCGGGATACTCTCCCTCATATGTGATGTATGAGCTGTTCGGACGACTTTCGCGGAACATGTTTATCGTACTTTCGCTGATTATCCCGATCGTGGCAGGTATGGGTATTAACTTTGCCATCACTACGGGAGCGATGGCGGCGCAGATTGCCTGCCTGCTTGTGCTGGAGTGGGGAATCCCCGGAATCAGCGGTTTCCTGGCAGCGGCGCTGATGACGGTTCCGCTTGCCACATTGTTTGGCTGGCTGATCGGTAAGCTGTACAACAAGATGAAGGGGCAGGAGATGATCGGCGGTCTGGTCATCGGATATTTTGCAAACGGTCTTTACCAGCTTCTGTTCCTGTTTATTTTTGACAACATTATTCCGATTAAGAATCCGGATCTGACGATCAAAGGCTCTACTGGTATTGCAAATACGATGGACCTTTCCAAAGAGGGCGGTATTGCTTCTTCGCTGGATAAGCTCTGGAGACTGCCGTTCCATCAGGCCACGCTGGTGTTTGCAGCGGTGATTGCAGTCATTTTGGTGTACGGATACGTGAAGAGCCACAAAAAGAATGCCAGAAAGCTTGGCATTCAGCTTGGTGCGCTGGCGGTGGTGGCAATTATCACGCAGCTCGGTCCGGTAAAAGAACTCTTTTCGATGGTAAATATTCCTATGGTGACGTTTGGTACGGTGGCGCTTTTGTGCCTCTTCAATGTGGGCATTATGCGCACAAAGCTCGGACAGCAGTTCCGTGCGGTCGGACAGAACGGCACCGTGGCGAACGCCTCCGGTATCAATGTTGACCGTGTGCGTATCCTGGCAACCATCTTTTCCACGGTGCTTGCAGGATGGGGACAGCTCATTTTCGTCCAGAACATGGGAGCGTTCCAGACCTACGGCGCAGCAAACCAGGTTGGTCTGTACGCAGGTGCGGCGATCCTGGTCGGCGGTGCGTCGGTGGTGCGCGCGACAAACGCGCAGGCGCTGCTCGGATGCGTGCTGTTCCACTTAATGTTTATCCTCGCTCCGGCAGCCGGAAAGAACCTCTTCGGCGATGCGGCGATCGGTGAATACTTCCGTGTGTTCCTCTGCTACGGCGTAATCGCGGTTGCTCTGGTAATGCATGCATGGAGTGAAAACGCAAGAAAGAAAAAGAAATCTGCTGAATAA